Proteins encoded in a region of the Verrucomicrobiia bacterium genome:
- a CDS encoding glycoside hydrolase domain-containing protein, producing MHNEVHSGKTALLIYDDKVNQNVVVTYEPLIAIPPKGLHLRGWYRTAVPGHRFMVSLNHYDANKRWISGRNRDFAITGDGHWQSADYVVTDFPAGAKYVRLNLMGTLWTDSGDKLGLVWFDDISLQDAGTGEELAKGGDFEQESRKEPCLPADQLRPAFDFSAWDKAMAQTMDTYHFNSFSVRVPGLGGGTFYELSQPSLGGFGETSPEYPLLLGSYCRQLESHLRAKGWLDDAYISWFDEPSEDQFPFLQKGFGKLKEYSPGITRMITKRVEPGLMGGPNLWCSISDQYQPEPSDARRKFQERFWWYVCTTEYDGVHQGRRSHREPARSNCARD from the coding sequence GTGCACAACGAGGTTCACTCCGGCAAGACGGCCCTGCTGATCTATGACGACAAGGTCAACCAGAATGTCGTGGTCACCTACGAGCCTTTAATCGCCATACCCCCCAAGGGTCTGCATCTGAGGGGCTGGTATCGGACGGCGGTTCCGGGCCACCGGTTTATGGTGTCGCTGAATCATTACGATGCCAACAAACGGTGGATTTCGGGACGGAATCGAGACTTTGCCATAACTGGAGACGGCCATTGGCAATCCGCCGATTATGTCGTGACGGACTTTCCCGCGGGCGCAAAGTACGTCCGCCTGAACCTCATGGGCACCCTGTGGACGGACTCGGGAGACAAGCTCGGGCTGGTCTGGTTCGATGATATCTCCCTGCAGGACGCGGGTACGGGCGAGGAATTGGCCAAAGGGGGCGATTTTGAGCAGGAGTCGCGCAAAGAACCGTGTCTGCCCGCTGACCAGTTACGTCCGGCGTTTGACTTCAGCGCTTGGGACAAGGCGATGGCGCAGACCATGGACACGTATCATTTCAACTCCTTTTCGGTGCGGGTGCCGGGGCTGGGGGGAGGCACCTTTTACGAACTCTCGCAGCCGAGCCTTGGCGGTTTCGGCGAGACCTCGCCGGAATACCCGCTGTTGCTGGGTTCTTATTGCCGGCAACTGGAGTCGCATCTCCGAGCCAAGGGGTGGCTCGACGATGCCTATATTTCCTGGTTCGATGAGCCGAGTGAGGACCAATTCCCGTTTCTGCAAAAGGGCTTTGGCAAACTTAAAGAGTATTCTCCTGGCATCACGCGGATGATCACCAAACGCGTCGAACCCGGTCTGATGGGCGGGCCCAATCTCTGGTGCTCAATCTCCGACCAGTACCAACCGGAACCTTCCGATGCGCGGAGAAAATTCCAGGAGCGTTTCTGGTGGTATGTGTGCACGACGGAGTATGACGGAGTTCACCAAGGACGGCGGTCCCATCGAGAGCCGGCGCGATCAAATTGCGCGCGCGATTGA